The region GAACGATGTACCAGCATTCTTCAAAATGTGAGCAGAACGCCAGGGTAAACTAAGCCTCAAGCGTTAAGAAAAGCCCGCAGCGATGCGGACTTTTTTGTCGCTGTGTCCACATCAACTTGCCCGCGAATGCTTGTGCCAGAGCTTCTCTTTAGCGAAGGAGCATCGTAATCTCAGGGTATGCCCGTCATTCTCAAGTTGTTGACCGCTGCGCTTTTTACTTGCCTGAGCCTCACCGCCTACGGCGAGAAACTACGCATTGTCACTGAGCCCTGGGCGCCTTATGTCTACGACGAAAACGGCAGCATGCGCGGCCTGGACTATGAAACCACGGTGACCGTGTTCCAGCGCCTGGGTGTCGATGTGGAGTGGCAATTCCTGCCCTGGAAACGCTGCCTGGCCATGCTCGACCAGGGCCATGCCGACGGTGCGCTGGATATTTTCCACAGCCATGACCGCGACGCCCAGCTGCTTTACCCCAGTGAGCCGCTGTCGGAAGTCGAGTTCGTGCTGTTCTACGCCAATGCGCGACCACACTCCGCCGAAAGCATCGATGACCTGCAGGGGCTGACCGTCGGCATTTCGCCGGGCTACCTCTATGGCGACGCCTTCAGCGAATCCACCCTGTTCAACCGCGAGCCGGCCGCCAGCCACGAGGCCAACTTCGGTAAGCTGTCATTGGGACGTATCGACCTGGTCATCACGGATCGCCGGGTGGGCCAGCATGTGATCAAGGCCATGGGCCTGGAAGGCAAAGTCAGCCAGGCGCCCTTCGTGGTCAGCCGCCAGCAGCAATTTCTCGCCGTACGCCGTGGCGCGGGCATGGACCTGCTGGTGCAACGCTTTGCGGCCGAGCTCAAGCGCTTCAAGCAAGAACCGGCCTACGCAGCCTTGAGCGCCAAATATGGCGGAATCCAAGCCATTACGGCCTCCGAACACACCGTTGAGCAGCAGGAAAGCAGCGCGCAGTGATTGCTCTGTTATACTCCGGCCTTTCCGCCAGGCTCACGCCCGGCCGCTGAGGTCTTGAAAAAGGCACCTAACCCCGCTACTGCGCAGCTTTCAGCCCGCGCGAGCCGGTGGAGTGCCCGCCAGACGCAGCAGGACCGGACGGGGTTGCGCTCCCCTAAGCGCCATTCACGCCCGGCAAGATTATCCCTTTGGGCCAAGCCCTAACTAAAACAGGATTACTCATGTCCTTTGCTTCCCTCGGTCTCTCCGAGGCTTTAGTCCGCGCCATCGAGGCAGCGGGCTATACCGAGCCTACTCCGGTGCAACAGCGGGCCATTCCCGCCGTGTTGCAAGGTCGCGACCTGATGGTTGCGGCTCAGACAGGTACTGGTAAAACCGGTGGTTTCGCCCTCCCGATTCTGGAGCGGTTGTTCCCCAACGGTCACCCGGACAAATCCCAGCGTCACGGCCCGCGCCAACCGCGCGTACTGGTCCTGACCCCTACCCGCGAACTCGCCGCCCAAGTGCACGACAGCTTCAAGCTGTATGCCCGCGACTTGAAGTTCGTCAGCGCCTGCATCTTCGGCGGCGTCGGCATGAACCCACAGGTTCAGGCCATGTCCCGCGGTGTTGACGTGCTGGTCGCCTGCCCGGGTCGTTTGCTCGACCTGTGCGGCCAAGGCAGCGTTGATTTGTCCCACGTGGAAATCCTCGTGCTGGACGAAGCCGACCGCATGCTCGACATGGGCTTTGTCCATGACGTGAAAAAGGTCCTCGCCCGCCTACCGGCCAAACGTCAGAACCTGCTGTTCTCGGCAACGTTCTCCAACGACATCACCGCCTTGGCCGGCAAGCTGCTGCACAACCCGGAGCGCATCGAAGTCACGCCGCCGAACACCACGGTCGAGCGTATCGAGCAACGCGTATTCCGCCTGGCCGCCAGCCACAAGCGTTCCCTGCTGGCGCACCTGATCACCGCCGGCGCCTGGGAACAAGTGCTGGTGTTCACCCGTACCAAGCACGGCGCCAACCGCCTGGCCGAGTACCTGGACAAGCACGGCCTCACCGCTGTCGCCATCCACGGTAACAAGAGCCAGAACGCGCGCACCAAAGCCCTGGCCGACTTCAAGGCCGGTGAAGTGCGCATCCTGGTCGCCACCGACATCGCCGCACGCGGCCTGGATATCGACCAACTGCCACACGTGGTCAACTTCGAGCTGCCGAACGTCGACGAAGACTACGTGCACCGTATCGGCCGTACCGGCCGTGCCGGTCGCTCGGGTGAAGCCATTTCCCTGGTCGCACCGGACGAAGAAAAACTGCTGAAAAGCATCGAACGCATGACCAAGCAGAAAATCGCCGACGGCGACCTGATGGGCTTCGATTCCAGCACCGTGGAGGCTGAGAAGCCTGAAGCGCGTGAGCGTCCGGACGTGCGTAACCCACGCAACCCACGCGGTCCGAAGGGCGATGGCCCGAACGGCGGCGGTGGTGGCGGTGGTCGTCGCGACAAGGGCAAAGACAAGGGCGGCAAAGAAAAAGCGCCTACCAACGGCCGTGGCGAACGCCCAGTCCGCGAGCAGAAGCCACGTGAAGGCACCCCGGCCCGCGAACAGCGCCAGCCGAGCCAACCGCCACGCGCCACAGCTGATCGTGCCCCGGACGAATTCCTCGACGATGACGTGGATAACTTCGGTAACCGCGTTGACTACGTGCCTCAGGCCAAACCGGCTCAAGGCCGTGGCCGCCGTCCGGGTGCTCCGGCACCGGCTGCAGGTGCAGGTGCAGGTGCTCCACGTGGCGGCCAGCCACAGGGCGGTCGTCAGAACGGTCCACGCAACAGCAGCGGCGGCACCACTGGCACCCCACCTGCCAAGCGCAGTGGCCCGCGTAATGGCGCGCCGCGTGACGGTCAAGCCCGTCGCGAAGACTCGCGCAGCAGCAACAACCGCCGCCCGGCCCGTGACGATCAGCCACGCGCGTCCGAACCTGCCGTGCAGAACCCGCGCGGTGGCCCGGCGCCGAAAATCATCCACAAGGAGTCGAAAGCTGATCGCTTCCCGACACCCGAGCAGTTGGATCAACTGCCAGGCCGTCCTCGTGGTGAAAAACCAGCGCTGCTGACCCGCAACCGCTGAGTGTTCGACGGTAAATAAAAACGCCCCGACTGTTCGGGGCGTTTTTGTATCTGGCGGTCAGCGCATTAATCCGTCACTTCACCGGCCTTGTGAAACAGCTTGGCGAAGATCATCCAGCGGCCATCCACTTTCATCAGATTCAAGTAGTCGACCATCAC is a window of Pseudomonas antarctica DNA encoding:
- a CDS encoding substrate-binding periplasmic protein, whose product is MPVILKLLTAALFTCLSLTAYGEKLRIVTEPWAPYVYDENGSMRGLDYETTVTVFQRLGVDVEWQFLPWKRCLAMLDQGHADGALDIFHSHDRDAQLLYPSEPLSEVEFVLFYANARPHSAESIDDLQGLTVGISPGYLYGDAFSESTLFNREPAASHEANFGKLSLGRIDLVITDRRVGQHVIKAMGLEGKVSQAPFVVSRQQQFLAVRRGAGMDLLVQRFAAELKRFKQEPAYAALSAKYGGIQAITASEHTVEQQESSAQ
- a CDS encoding DEAD/DEAH box helicase, which encodes MSFASLGLSEALVRAIEAAGYTEPTPVQQRAIPAVLQGRDLMVAAQTGTGKTGGFALPILERLFPNGHPDKSQRHGPRQPRVLVLTPTRELAAQVHDSFKLYARDLKFVSACIFGGVGMNPQVQAMSRGVDVLVACPGRLLDLCGQGSVDLSHVEILVLDEADRMLDMGFVHDVKKVLARLPAKRQNLLFSATFSNDITALAGKLLHNPERIEVTPPNTTVERIEQRVFRLAASHKRSLLAHLITAGAWEQVLVFTRTKHGANRLAEYLDKHGLTAVAIHGNKSQNARTKALADFKAGEVRILVATDIAARGLDIDQLPHVVNFELPNVDEDYVHRIGRTGRAGRSGEAISLVAPDEEKLLKSIERMTKQKIADGDLMGFDSSTVEAEKPEARERPDVRNPRNPRGPKGDGPNGGGGGGGRRDKGKDKGGKEKAPTNGRGERPVREQKPREGTPAREQRQPSQPPRATADRAPDEFLDDDVDNFGNRVDYVPQAKPAQGRGRRPGAPAPAAGAGAGAPRGGQPQGGRQNGPRNSSGGTTGTPPAKRSGPRNGAPRDGQARREDSRSSNNRRPARDDQPRASEPAVQNPRGGPAPKIIHKESKADRFPTPEQLDQLPGRPRGEKPALLTRNR